TCATCAACGCCGTGAGCGGGTCGGTCGTGCTGCGGCTGTCGAACATCCACACGATCAAGAGCCGGTGGGTGTACGACGCCAACCACGCCACCTCCTCCGCGGGCCTCCCGGGAACCCTCGTCCGGTCGGAGGGAGGCGCGGCGGTCGCGGACGCCGCGGTCAACACCAACTATGACCTGCTCGGGACGACCTACGACTGCTACAAGACCCTCTTCAACCGCGACTCCTACGACGGCGCGGGGTCCAAGCTCGTCAGCTCGGTCCACTACGGAACCAACTACGCCAACGCGGGGTGGCTCAGCTCGAAGAATCAGATGGTGTACGGGGACGGCGACGGCGTGACGTTCGGCAACATGGTCAACGCGCTGGACGTGACGGCGCATGAGGTGACTCATGGGCTCACGGCCTCCACGTCCAACCTGCTCTACTTCGCCGAGCCGGGTGCCCTGAACGAGTCGATGTCCGACATCATGGGCAGTGTGTGCGAGTGGTACCGGAACGGCCGGGTGGTGAACGCCAACACCTGGAAGTGCGCGGAGGAAATCTATACTCCCTACACGTCCGGCGATGCCCTCCGCTACATGAACGACCCCAAGCTCGATGGCCAGTCGTTGGACTACTTCGACCAGACCTTCAGCCCGTTCACCGACGTCCACCTGAGCTCGGGCATCCCCAACCTGGCGTTCTATCTGCTGTCCCAGGGCGGCCAGCACCCACGGGGTCGCTCCTCCATCGTGGTGCGCGGGATCGGCATCGCCAAGGCGGCCCAGATCTTCCACCGGGCCAACACGGTGCTGCTGCTCGGTAAGACCATGGCCAACTTCGCCGACGCGAAGTTCGCCACGGAGCAGGCCGCCGCGCAGCTCGGGTACAGCACGGCCGACATCGCCTCCGTGACCGCCGCCTGGCTGGCCGTGGGCGTGGGGACGAACATCCTCGTCGCCGGCCAGAGCCTCTCCCAGGGACAGGGGATCGTGTCGAACGACCGCCGGTTCTCGCTCGTCCTGCAGGGCGACGGGAACCTGGTCCTCTATGACGCGACGAGCGCCCTGTGGTCGGCGAATATCGGGGGCAAGGGAGGGCTGTCGGCCCACATGCAGTCCGACGGCAACTTCGTGGTCTACCGCACGACCGGCGCGACGACTGGCGCGGATGTCTGGTCGACCCTGACCTACGGGCACCCGGGCGCCTATCTGGTCCTCCAGAACGACGGCAATCTCGTCATCTATGAAGGCGGCACCGCGATCTGGAACACGGGGACCTGGGGTCACTGAAGCCAGAATCCCTGTCACGTTGGACCCCTGCCCGCCGCGCTCCTGGCTCCAGGCCAGGAGGCGGCGGGCAGTCTGCTTTCGGAGACCACCGGAGGAGGCCCCCGCCCGACGACCGCGAGGGCGCTCCAGTTCACTCAGAACAAGCGGGGGAAGAGCGCGGAGACGGAACCGCCGCCGGTGCCGGTGATGCCCTCCACCTGGCCGGCGATGGGCAACGTCTTCGACATGCCGAAGAAGTTGTGGCCCAGGTACAGGTAGCCGGGGCCCACGCCAAAGCCCTCCTTGCCCGCCAGGAAGCCCCCCGCGTCATGCAGCACGCCGTGGGCCTTCACCCCCGGAATCCACCCGGTGGTCACCTCCAGCACCTGCGTCATCCACCCGTCTCCCGGTCCCACCAGGCCTCCGCTCGGGTTGAGCGCGATGGCCTCTCCCGCCGACAGCGCCCCCTTCGTCATCCGCTCAATCGCCTCCCCGTACTGGCGCTGCCAGGACTTCCAGCTGTCCGGGTTGTTGATGAGCGACTGGCTCTCCTTCGAGAGATTGCTCAGCTTGCCTTCCTTCTGCGCCAGGATGGTGGCCCTGTCCTGGTCCGTCAGCTTGTCTCTCATCCGGTCCGCTCCCTTGCGGATGTTCTCGTCCATGTGTTGGAACTCGTGGAACAGACTCTGCGCCGTGTACGCCATCCCCAGGGCCTGTTTGAGCTGCGGGTCCAACGGGCTGATGGGGGAGGTGAGCGCCGACATGGAGCCTCCCACCCAGGCGGCCTGTGACGTGAGCTTGTCGCCGAGGAAGCCCGCGCCGAAGGTGTAGGCGGACGAGGCGCCCAGGAGGACGCCACCAATGCTCATCAGCATGGGATCCTTGAGGACGTAGCCGGCCGTCATGGTGGCGGCCCCCACCACGGACATGACGAAGGCGGTGCCGGCGAAGCCGGTGGCCATGCCAACGCTGGCGGCGGTGGCGATGGCGGCCACCACGGGCACGTGGCCGGTGGGGTCCGTGTTGGAGATGGGGTTGTTGTAGACGTAGGCGTAGCGGTTGAGCGCCTGCGGGTTGCCCGAGGACGGCACCAGCGCGTCCGGCGAGATGAAGCGGCCCAGCATGGGTTCGTAGTAGCGGGCGTTCATGTAGACGAGGCCCGTCTCGTCTCTCTCGTGACCGCCGTAGCCCCGGCTGTTGTCGACGGAGGCGCTGGAGGCCAGTGGGGTTCCGAAGGCCGAGTAGTCGTAGCTGGCCACCTTCTGTCCGGACGCGTTGGTGAGCGCACGCACCGAGCCCAGGTGGTCCTGGTGGAACCAGGAGGCCCCGGAGGTGTCTCGTTTGGCCACCAGCAACGGGCCCGCGTAGTAGTACTTGGTGAGGCCGGTGGGCCTCAGCTCCAGCAGGGGACCGAAGTAGAGCGTGCTGTCCGAAGGGGAGTTCTTGAGTACGCGCTGGCCGTTGGCGTCATAAAGGAAGGTGGTGGTGCCGCTGAACGTGGTGACTCGGGCCAGCCGGTTGTCCGCGTCCCATTCCAGCGTGCGTCCGCCTCCGGACACCATGTTGCCGTTGGCATCGTAGGAGAAGGCCGTGGCGCCCGCGGTCGTGACGGCGTGGCGGTGTTTGGTATCGCCGTAGGCATAGCTGCCGAGCTGGTAGCTCCAGGTGAGGTTGCCCAGCGCGTCGTAGGTGAAGGACTGCGGCTGCTTGCCCGTGACGTTGGTGAGCCGGTTGAGGGCGTCATAGGTATAGCCCAGGTTGGACAAGGGGTTGGTGGACGAGGACGTGGACGTCACCCGCCCGCCCGCGTCGTAGCCGTAGCTGGCCTGGTACAGCGTGCCCGAGGGGCCCGTGACGGAGGAGTCCGTCATCCACTGCCGCGCGTCCGCGTAGTTGAAGCGCGCCGTGGTCCCGTTGGCGTAGGCCGCGGACAGCAACTGTCCCCGGCCGTTGTAGGTGAAGGCGTTGACGTAGCCGCTCACGCTGCCGAGCCGTCCGGCGGCATCATAGCCATACGTCACCGTCTCGCCGTCCGGGTAGCGCACCGAGGCCAGGCGCCCCGCCGTGTCGTAACCCTGGTAGGTGGTGTAGCAGGTGCTGACCACGCACTTCGTCACGGCCAGCACCCGTCCGGCGCTGTCGTAGGCACGCGACTCACTGCCCGAGGTGTCCACCACGCTCGTCAGCATCCCCTTGCCCGCGCCATGCCCCGCCTCGTCATACGACCAGCGCACCTGCTTTCCGTCCGCCAGCGTCTTGGTGAGCCGTCTGCCCAGCGCGTCGTAGGTGAAGCGGGTCACCTGGCCCTTCGCATCCTGGTGCGTGAGGATGTGGCCCGCGTCGTCGTACGTGAAGCTGCTGCACCCCGTGTCCGGGTCGCACCCCGCCAGCTTGCGCCCCAGGGAGTCCCACGTCACCGTGGTGGGGTTCCCCGCCGCGTCCGTCACCCGCACCAGGTTGCCCAGCAGATCATACGCATACGTCGTGTATTGGTACGCGCTGCCGTTCTTCTCCCGCACCTGCGTCGTCTGGCCGTAGGCGTCCGTCCACGTCACCTTCTCCCGGCTCAGCTCGTCGTAGCTGATGACGTACCCGTTGGCATACGCCCGCTGGCCACTCGTCCCGTCCGGGTTGGTGATGGTGCGCAGCCTCCCCAGCCCGTCGAAGGAGAACACCTGGTACTGCGGCGTCTCTCCCGGCCCGTACACCGAGGACTTCTTCCACACCCGCGAGGAGCCGTCGTTGTAGAGCGTCTCCTGGACGAAGCCCCCCTCCTTCACCGTCTTGTATTGCCGGCCCAGCCCGTCCTCGTACACCTCCATCCACAGCCCATCCGCCGTCCCGTCCGACACCGTCCGGCGGATGCGCTGGGCCGACGGGTTGCCCCAATCCAGGTATGCGAACGTCTCCGTGCTCCCGTCCGGCAGCACCGTCCGCACCGGCCTGCCCAGCGCATCGTGCGTGGACAGCGTGGTGTTCCCGTTCATGTCCGTCTCGGACGCCACCAGGTCCAACCCGCTCTCCCACGCCTTCGTCGAGCACTGCCCCAGCGCGTTGCAGCGCTTCGTCTCGTGCACGTGGTAGGTGGGGTCGTACTCCACGGTGCGGGTGTAGCCCCGCTCGTCCGTCTCGCTGACGAGGTTGCCCCACGCGTCGTAGTCGAAGCTCCGGTTGACATAGCCGCCCGTCTGGTTGTTCCAGGCGCGCTGGCGCGTCACCAGCCCGCGGATGGGCGACGTCGTGTACGTGCCGGTGCCGTCGTACTCGTTCAGCGTCTGCTTCAGCAGCGTGCCGCCCGTTCCGATTCCCGCGT
Above is a window of Cystobacter fuscus DNA encoding:
- a CDS encoding M4 family metallopeptidase, which gives rise to MITVHRFRGLATLGLLVGVSACQGTEEHAKSNGAEPDAALGVEISDLRVVGVDQGNVPTFANGNFGQIRLGGEKRTEEAEVSALRPSLQAVSKVFRADPAELSFQRVVTDGIGERHFVYAQRKNGREVVGGALVLHTRNDAVYAVHGNARADLDAPRDARLSPEDAIAVARQDSARLDRVEVEAQPRMAYWPAGEKLDLVYRVNVTGQGKDGMVDDDVIINAVSGSVVLRLSNIHTIKSRWVYDANHATSSAGLPGTLVRSEGGAAVADAAVNTNYDLLGTTYDCYKTLFNRDSYDGAGSKLVSSVHYGTNYANAGWLSSKNQMVYGDGDGVTFGNMVNALDVTAHEVTHGLTASTSNLLYFAEPGALNESMSDIMGSVCEWYRNGRVVNANTWKCAEEIYTPYTSGDALRYMNDPKLDGQSLDYFDQTFSPFTDVHLSSGIPNLAFYLLSQGGQHPRGRSSIVVRGIGIAKAAQIFHRANTVLLLGKTMANFADAKFATEQAAAQLGYSTADIASVTAAWLAVGVGTNILVAGQSLSQGQGIVSNDRRFSLVLQGDGNLVLYDATSALWSANIGGKGGLSAHMQSDGNFVVYRTTGATTGADVWSTLTYGHPGAYLVLQNDGNLVIYEGGTAIWNTGTWGH
- a CDS encoding FG-GAP-like repeat-containing protein; the encoded protein is MKKRLLAVTVPCSLALLAGLVGGPVLADAPPNPSASVDTYYGAFSSAAPISVPAFHGLEPSLRLVYSSAGGSGAAGVGWGLEGFSTIGRASSTKGTPAYNGGDLFLLDGQDLVPCPAGSSSPSCTTGGTHATRLESYQRIKYDAAANTWTVWRKDGARLAYVPLFAAYQAGTSLGTYRWGVSSVTDTSGNTVNHGWWCDGSPAQECYPDNVSYNGTLVKLYREARPDPVTYAMGVSALGVTRYRLKTVDVTTSGRRVRAYQLTYTASASSGRSLLQRVQQFGSDATLDGAGTVTGGSALPAMTLEYQTSPSALTSATWGTDTDGLVFDANNHLVTGDFNGDGKADLAHTRPGWNAWRVRLSTGNGFTSTLWGTDADMLGLDAYNHVVTGDFNGDGKTDLAFTRPGWNGWKVRLSTGNGFTSTLWGTATDYLSTDAYSHVVTGDFNGDGKTDIAYTRPGWNAWKVCLSTGNGFTSANWGTDADQLAFDAYNHVVTGDFNGDGRTDIAYTRPGWNAWKVRLSTGNGFTSTLWGTATDYLATDAYSRVVTGDFNGDGKTDIAYTRPGWNAWKVCLSTGNGLTSANWGTDTDGLGLDSDNRVVTGDFNGDGRTDIAYTRPRWNAWRARLSTGNGFTSTLWGTDTDSLVQDAYNYVTAGDFNGDGKTDLAFTRPQWNSWKTRLSSGPIPDLLSALRNGLGGTTRVQYSPSSAWSNTFLPEGLILQTTSAVTQEDGRGNASTTRYQYQGGLWSSSERRFLGFRKVTSVLDSAGNYTETYYHQHVGCISKPEVTYYRNASGDIYKYSTFGYTESASAPFTSLMTDRWEYECNLSASCRRTLLQIGYDQFGNGIRTYEYGDYDVSGDERTSLRGFFVSTGAYIVGLPAYENIYAGIGTGGTLLKQTLNEYDGTGTYTTSPIRGLVTRQRAWNNQTGGYVNRSFDYDAWGNLVSETDERGYTRTVEYDPTYHVHETKRCNALGQCSTKAWESGLDLVASETDMNGNTTLSTHDALGRPVRTVLPDGSTETFAYLDWGNPSAQRIRRTVSDGTADGLWMEVYEDGLGRQYKTVKEGGFVQETLYNDGSSRVWKKSSVYGPGETPQYQVFSFDGLGRLRTITNPDGTSGQRAYANGYVISYDELSREKVTWTDAYGQTTQVREKNGSAYQYTTYAYDLLGNLVRVTDAAGNPTTVTWDSLGRKLAGCDPDTGCSSFTYDDAGHILTHQDAKGQVTRFTYDALGRRLTKTLADGKQVRWSYDEAGHGAGKGMLTSVVDTSGSESRAYDSAGRVLAVTKCVVSTCYTTYQGYDTAGRLASVRYPDGETVTYGYDAAGRLGSVSGYVNAFTYNGRGQLLSAAYANGTTARFNYADARQWMTDSSVTGPSGTLYQASYGYDAGGRVTSTSSSTNPLSNLGYTYDALNRLTNVTGKQPQSFTYDALGNLTWSYQLGSYAYGDTKHRHAVTTAGATAFSYDANGNMVSGGGRTLEWDADNRLARVTTFSGTTTFLYDANGQRVLKNSPSDSTLYFGPLLELRPTGLTKYYYAGPLLVAKRDTSGASWFHQDHLGSVRALTNASGQKVASYDYSAFGTPLASSASVDNSRGYGGHERDETGLVYMNARYYEPMLGRFISPDALVPSSGNPQALNRYAYVYNNPISNTDPTGHVPVVAAIATAASVGMATGFAGTAFVMSVVGAATMTAGYVLKDPMLMSIGGVLLGASSAYTFGAGFLGDKLTSQAAWVGGSMSALTSPISPLDPQLKQALGMAYTAQSLFHEFQHMDENIRKGADRMRDKLTDQDRATILAQKEGKLSNLSKESQSLINNPDSWKSWQRQYGEAIERMTKGALSAGEAIALNPSGGLVGPGDGWMTQVLEVTTGWIPGVKAHGVLHDAGGFLAGKEGFGVGPGYLYLGHNFFGMSKTLPIAGQVEGITGTGGGSVSALFPRLF